The proteins below come from a single Mustela nigripes isolate SB6536 chromosome 14, MUSNIG.SB6536, whole genome shotgun sequence genomic window:
- the S100A10 gene encoding protein S100-A10 isoform X2: MPSQMEHAMETMMFTFHKFAGEKGYLTKEDLRVLMEKEFPGFLENQKDPLVVDKIMKDLDQCRDGKVGFQSFFSLIAGLTIACNNYFVVHMKQKGKK, from the exons ATGCCATCTCAAATGGAACATGCCATGGAAACCATGATGTTCACATTTCACAAGTTTGCTGGTGAAAAAGGCTACTTAACAAAGGAGGACCTGCGAGTACTCATGGAAAAGGAGTTCCCTGGATTTTTGGAA aatCAGAAAGACCCTCTGGTCGTGGACAAAATAATGAAGGACCTCGACCAGTGCCGAGATGGCAAAGTGGGCTTCCAGAGCTTCTTCTCGCTAATCGCAGGGCTCACCATTGCATGCAATAACTATTTTGTAGTACACatgaagcagaagggaaagaaatag
- the S100A10 gene encoding protein S100-A10 isoform X1: MLSGEVSTDLTKMPSQMEHAMETMMFTFHKFAGEKGYLTKEDLRVLMEKEFPGFLENQKDPLVVDKIMKDLDQCRDGKVGFQSFFSLIAGLTIACNNYFVVHMKQKGKK, encoded by the exons ATGCTCTCAGGCGAG GTTTCAACAGACCTCACCAAAATGCCATCTCAAATGGAACATGCCATGGAAACCATGATGTTCACATTTCACAAGTTTGCTGGTGAAAAAGGCTACTTAACAAAGGAGGACCTGCGAGTACTCATGGAAAAGGAGTTCCCTGGATTTTTGGAA aatCAGAAAGACCCTCTGGTCGTGGACAAAATAATGAAGGACCTCGACCAGTGCCGAGATGGCAAAGTGGGCTTCCAGAGCTTCTTCTCGCTAATCGCAGGGCTCACCATTGCATGCAATAACTATTTTGTAGTACACatgaagcagaagggaaagaaatag